The proteins below are encoded in one region of Solenopsis invicta isolate M01_SB chromosome 8, UNIL_Sinv_3.0, whole genome shotgun sequence:
- the LOC105196514 gene encoding mediator of RNA polymerase II transcription subunit 7 codes for MAAPEAIQVSSLPLPPVQYINLYTDENVRRGRAPRPPPPIHDSYSMFGNVFNADDTIIRPLEAQGIKRLYPQHFDRRRELKKLNHSLLVNFLDLIDLLVQCPDSPRRAEKVEDLSLLFIHIHHLLNEFRPHQARETLRVMMELQRRQRHETALRFQKHLEKVQEILQHALQMLPDTELDSKLAINTDAMESIDNLGFEQQTQDPCSPSDRIMCKVIDDMLSSNGLF; via the exons ATGGCGGCCCCCGAGGCGATACAGGTTAGCTCCCTGCCGCTGCCGCCCGTCCAGTACATCAATCTGTACACGGACGAGAATGTACGGCGCGGACGAGCAccgcggccgccgccgccgatccACGACAGCTACTCCATGTTCGGCAACGTTTTCAACGCGGACGACACCATCATCAGGCCGCTCGAGGCTCAGGGCATCAAGAGACTGTATCCGCAGCACTTCGACCGTCGGCGCGAGTTGAAGAAGCTCAATCACTCGCTGCTCGTCAACTTCCTCGACCTGATCGACCTGCTCGTTCAGTGCCCCGACAGCCCGAGGCGCGCGGAAAAG GTTGAAGATCTCAGTCTGTTATTCATTCATATTCATCACCTGTTAAATGAATTTCGACCACACCAGGCCAGGGAAACATTGCGAGTTATGATGGAACTGCAGCGTAGGCAACGTCATGAAACGGCACTGCGTTTTCAGAAGCACCTTGAAAAG GTTCAAGAAATACTGCAGCATGCCCTGCAGATGCTCCCTGACACAGAACTAGACTCCAAACTTGCGATAAACACAGATGCCATGGAGTCCATCGATAATTTGGGCTTTGAACAACAGACTCAGGATCCTTGTAGCCCAAGCGATCGTATTATGTGTAAAGTGATAGACGATATGCTTTCTTCGAATGGATTGTTCTGA
- the LOC105196516 gene encoding apoptosis inhibitor 5, with protein MGGGMVRARTLPSLSFRVRLLCVRRVRLALLTSVVFFACTLRQRTRPGVNFTMSTDSIEKLYKNFGILADAKDKLVQHEKEYLEILTAVKGSPKEKRLASQFIARFFKHFPKLADQAIDAHLDLCEDEDMAIRKQAIKDLPALCKDNKEHTARIADILAQLLQAEDSSELAVVQNSIMSLMKSDPKGTLSGFFSQIINGDDGTRERCIKFLATKLKAIGHDIITKEPEDLLIAECKKVLQDVTADEFHSIMEILAWTRLGSTVAGQQELVDITIEQAELSVPFKHTNVEQWNRLVQCVKHALPFFSSQIDSSKFVSYICVQVLPHLSLMTSPDGRDIQLELLKLLAELTVFCGTIEKPEDKVQQLYNTLITYMPLPPATEITDVPKLQFSHVECLMYAFHKLCKQTPEFLIKDPEQLKEFRLRLQYFARGIQGYIKKLREAIGGKTEEELKSEENQLKVVALKTTNNINTLIKDLFHSPPSFKSIIHLSWKTPLNEKKSEKNSAQKRHTPITFGNDNSPNKRSKEDKNNKREIYTPPSGKYSSNISNYGRGRFKGNRPRGRGGFRTRGRGPWRKNFY; from the exons ATGGGAGGAGGGATGGTCCGTGCTCGTACGCTGCCATCTTTATCGTTTCGCGTGCGGTTACTGTGTGTTCGGCGTGTCCGGCTAGCATTATTAACTTCGGTTGTATTTTTTGCGTGCACCTTGCGTCAACGAACGCGTCCAGGTGTAAACTTCACGATGAGTACCGACAGTattgaaaaattgtacaaaaactTCGGCATTCTCGCCGATGCTAAGGACAAGCTGGTGCAG CATGAAAAGGAATACCTAGAAATTTTAACAGCAGTTAAAGGGTCGCCTAAGGAAAAACGGCTAGCGTCGCAATTTATTGCAAGGTTTTTCAAACATTTCCCAAAACTAGCAGATCAAGCTATAGATGCTCATTTGGATTTATGCGAAGATGAAGATATGGct attcgAAAACAAGCTATTAAAGATTTACCAGCTCTTTGTAAAGATAATAAAGAGCACACAGCAAGAATTGCGGATATTTTAGCACAATTGTTGCAGGCTGAGGATTCTTCGGAATTAGCAGTTGTACAAAACAGTATTATGTCGCTTATGAAGAGTGATCCCAAAg GTACCTTAAGCGGATTTTTTAGCCAAATCATTAATGGTGACGATGGGACAAGAGAACGTTGTATAAAATTTCTAGCTACCAAGCTTAAAGCAATAGGACATGACATTATCACAAAGGAACCAGAAGATTTGTTAATTGCGGAATGTAAAAAAGTATTGCAG GATGTAACAGCTGATGAATTTCACAGTATTATGGAAATCCTTGCGTGGACCAGATTGGGATCAACTGTCGCTGGTCAACAAGAATTGGTTGATATTACAATAGAACAGGCTGAACTGTCTGTACCTTTTAAACATACTAATGTTGAACAATGGAACAGATTGGTTCAATGTGTTAAACATGCTCTTCCATTTTTtagt TCGCAGATAGATTCATCCAAATTTGTTTCGTACATTTGCGTGCAAGTTCTACCACATCTATCTTTGATGACTTCTCCCGATGGTCGAGATATTCAATTGGAGCTGTTGAAGTTACTTGCTGAATTAACTGTATTTTGTGGAACTATTGAAAAACCCGAAGATAAAGTTCAACAGCTGTATAATACTCTTATT ACTTATATGCCACTTCCTCCAGCTACAGAAATTACTGATGTACCAAAGTTACAGTTTAGTCATGTGGAATGTTTGATGTACGCTTTTCATAAACTGTGTAAGCAAACTCCCGAATTTTTGATAAAGGATCCGGAACAGCTTAAAGAATTCCGATTGAgattacaatattttgcaagAGGCATTCAAGGTTACATAAAGAAGTTACGTGAAGCTATCGGTGGAAAAACGGAAGAAGAATTAAAATCTGAGGAAAATCAATTAAAAGTTGTGGCATTAAAAACAACTAACAATATCAATACTTTGATCAAAGATTTGTTTCATTCACCTCCTAGCTTTAAAAGCATTATACACCTCTCATGGAAAACACCTCTCAATGAGAAAAAG AGCGAAAAAAATTCTGCTCAGAAAAGACATACACCGATTACATTTGGAAACGACAACAGTCCAAATAAACGCAGCAAGGaagataagaataataaaagagaaatatatacACCCCCTAGTGGTAAATACAGTTCGAACATATCAAATTATG gcCGCGGTAGATTTAAAGGTAATAGGCCTAGAGGTAGAGGCGGATTCAGGACAAGAGGACGTGGTCCATGgcgaaagaatttttattaa